One Scytonema millei VB511283 genomic window carries:
- a CDS encoding cysteine hydrolase family protein, which yields MTNDKLITNLNLNPNKTALICVDLQAGAFTGDCTLSYVGIAELLPKAKRVLAAARQAKLPIIHCKEVHRKEMVDFGRELDGAEPIHCLETWASTDYYWELAPIDGEFTVSKRRYSCFFGTDLEILLRGLKVDTLVLIGIMTNVCVHYTAADAHQHDYHFHVIEDCCAGSDWDAHWAALTAMEYLQSGARISQAAFVEAISEVGSQLRAHRCTPVQD from the coding sequence ATGACCAATGACAAATTAATTACAAACCTGAACTTAAATCCGAATAAAACTGCCTTAATTTGTGTCGATCTGCAAGCTGGGGCGTTTACAGGAGATTGCACACTTTCCTATGTTGGTATTGCTGAATTGTTGCCCAAGGCAAAGCGAGTTTTAGCAGCAGCGCGTCAAGCAAAATTACCAATTATTCATTGTAAAGAAGTCCATCGTAAAGAAATGGTGGATTTTGGACGGGAGTTAGATGGTGCAGAACCAATTCACTGTTTGGAAACTTGGGCTAGTACTGATTATTATTGGGAATTAGCTCCAATTGACGGGGAATTTACAGTTAGCAAACGTCGCTATAGTTGTTTTTTTGGCACGGATCTAGAGATTCTGCTGCGGGGGTTGAAAGTAGATACTTTAGTATTGATTGGTATAATGACGAACGTTTGCGTGCATTACACGGCAGCGGACGCTCACCAACACGATTATCACTTCCACGTTATTGAGGATTGCTGTGCTGGTTCCGATTGGGACGCACATTGGGCGGCGCTAACAGCGATGGAATATTTGCAATCAGGCGCAAGAATTTCACAAGCTGCATTTGTTGAAGCGATATCAGAAGTCGGAAGTCAGTTACGGGCGCACAGATGTACGCCCGTACAGGATTAA
- a CDS encoding ABC transporter permease produces MAQSSFSNSDLASPRQNRYLEPSVFWSIRQGFPRWLAMAIAATSLAVPLILWAIASYAGWVAPMFLPTPTAVLQAGINMLTQDNLIMDVLVSCGRVLGGFLFAAIIGVPMGIAMGTFYSMESLFAPIVGTVRYMPVTAFVPLIVIWVGLGEEAKVLIVFLGVVLYNAIMVADAVKFIPNEMINVAYTLGANRRDVLFKVIVPATFPSVLDTLRVNISGAWNFLVIAELVAAQSGLGFKIIQAQRFLQTEKVLFCIALIGAIGLLIDYSLKWLSLRLTPWADQTR; encoded by the coding sequence GTGGCTCAATCTAGTTTCAGTAATTCAGATCTAGCTTCGCCTCGTCAAAACCGCTATCTCGAACCTTCCGTATTTTGGAGCATCCGCCAAGGTTTCCCCCGTTGGCTGGCAATGGCGATCGCCGCTACATCTCTCGCAGTACCGTTAATATTATGGGCGATCGCGAGTTACGCGGGTTGGGTTGCGCCAATGTTTCTCCCCACGCCAACGGCGGTTCTCCAAGCTGGTATAAATATGCTGACTCAGGACAATCTCATTATGGATGTCCTCGTGAGCTGCGGTCGGGTTCTCGGCGGTTTTCTGTTTGCCGCAATTATTGGAGTACCAATGGGAATTGCAATGGGAACTTTCTACAGCATGGAAAGCCTATTTGCTCCCATTGTCGGTACAGTGAGATATATGCCTGTCACCGCATTTGTACCGCTGATCGTGATTTGGGTTGGTTTAGGTGAAGAAGCCAAGGTGCTAATTGTCTTCTTGGGTGTCGTACTGTACAACGCCATCATGGTAGCAGATGCAGTCAAATTCATTCCCAACGAGATGATTAATGTTGCTTATACTTTAGGGGCAAATCGTCGCGATGTCTTGTTCAAAGTCATTGTACCAGCAACATTTCCTAGTGTTTTAGACACTCTACGAGTCAATATTTCTGGAGCTTGGAACTTTTTAGTCATTGCCGAACTGGTAGCAGCTCAAAGCGGGTTAGGCTTCAAAATTATTCAAGCTCAACGATTTCTGCAAACAGAGAAAGTATTATTTTGTATTGCTTTAATTGGCGCGATCGGTTTACTAATTGACTACAGTTTGAAGTGGCTCTCCCTACGGCTTACCCCTTGGGCAGATCAAACACGGTAG
- a CDS encoding ABC transporter ATP-binding protein, with protein MLDTRFNGQLREQSTQSGRADLNQPKLEVRGICKSYSNRGKELVVLEKINFQLDPREFVCLVGVSGCGKSTLLNIVAGLTAPSAGQVLVDGQAVTGRPGSDRGMVFQGYTLYPWLTVSQNIAFGLQLRKMSKAEQRERVAYYLNVVGLTQFAKAYPKQLSGGMKQRVAIARALANEPEVLLMDEPFGALDAQTKEQMQQFLLELWEQTHTTVLMITHDVEEAIFLSQRIYVMSSHPGRLQLEIPVNLPANRHLEIKLSSEFVEIKRQILHALRGEVN; from the coding sequence ATGCTTGATACCCGCTTCAACGGTCAATTGCGGGAACAATCAACCCAATCGGGACGAGCCGATCTAAATCAACCTAAATTGGAAGTACGAGGAATCTGCAAATCTTATTCCAATCGCGGCAAGGAATTGGTAGTACTAGAAAAGATTAACTTCCAACTTGACCCTAGAGAATTTGTTTGTTTGGTTGGTGTATCTGGGTGTGGTAAATCTACTCTACTAAATATTGTGGCTGGACTCACAGCTCCTTCCGCAGGTCAAGTATTAGTTGACGGTCAGGCTGTGACTGGTCGTCCCGGCTCCGATCGCGGTATGGTGTTTCAAGGCTACACGCTTTATCCTTGGCTGACAGTCTCGCAGAATATTGCATTTGGTTTGCAGTTGCGTAAAATGTCTAAAGCAGAGCAGCGAGAGCGGGTAGCATACTACTTAAACGTAGTTGGTTTAACCCAGTTTGCTAAAGCTTACCCAAAACAATTATCAGGTGGAATGAAACAACGAGTCGCGATCGCTCGTGCTTTAGCCAACGAACCAGAAGTGCTGTTGATGGATGAACCCTTTGGTGCTTTAGACGCTCAAACGAAAGAACAAATGCAGCAATTCTTGTTAGAACTTTGGGAGCAAACTCACACAACTGTATTGATGATTACTCATGATGTTGAAGAAGCAATCTTCCTTTCTCAGCGCATTTATGTCATGAGCAGTCATCCCGGTCGGCTACAACTAGAAATACCTGTTAATTTGCCAGCCAATCGCCATTTAGAAATTAAACTCTCATCGGAATTTGTCGAGATCAAGCGCCAAATTCTGCACGCTTTGCGTGGTGAGGTTAATTAA
- a CDS encoding ABC transporter substrate-binding protein codes for MVKFPARRLIVLVLVSLLWAVACSPQNSTTSSSSPSSPAPQPQVLISGINPWPGYSGHYVALQKDFFSQAGIKVQETFFQSATEGITAFLAGKVDVGWVTSGDAVQMISKDPSIRMFYVVDYSDGSDGILGHNLNSPKDMKGKTVARENILFENVLLRSYLEKGGLTEQDVTTKDLTAADAAAAFAAKRVDAAVSYEPWLTKAAKESGGKIIFTTKGTNLIADVLVVRQKLIESRRADLQAYLRAIDKGVKLVNSGDEEAIKIAAQKLGVTPEEAKQQIAGVRIFDLDGNKSIAFNLNHPNNAMENFELTAKAAYDFKIVPKPLELKSLYDDSIVKST; via the coding sequence ATGGTTAAATTTCCTGCAAGACGTTTGATTGTGCTAGTTTTGGTATCTTTGTTATGGGCTGTTGCTTGTTCTCCTCAAAATTCAACCACTTCATCTTCTTCCCCCTCATCTCCTGCGCCTCAACCTCAAGTATTGATTTCCGGTATTAATCCTTGGCCCGGATATTCAGGTCACTATGTTGCACTGCAAAAAGACTTTTTTAGTCAAGCAGGAATCAAAGTTCAAGAAACTTTCTTTCAGAGTGCAACAGAAGGTATTACTGCATTCCTAGCTGGAAAAGTTGACGTAGGCTGGGTAACATCAGGAGATGCAGTACAAATGATTAGTAAAGATCCATCAATTCGGATGTTCTATGTTGTCGATTATTCAGATGGATCGGATGGTATTTTAGGGCATAACCTCAATAGCCCTAAAGATATGAAAGGGAAAACCGTTGCTAGAGAAAATATATTATTTGAAAATGTTTTATTACGCAGCTACTTAGAAAAAGGCGGATTGACCGAACAAGATGTAACTACAAAAGATTTAACTGCCGCAGATGCAGCAGCGGCATTTGCTGCCAAACGTGTTGATGCTGCCGTATCTTACGAACCCTGGTTAACTAAAGCAGCCAAGGAAAGTGGAGGAAAAATTATTTTTACTACCAAAGGTACGAATTTAATTGCTGATGTATTAGTCGTAAGACAAAAACTGATTGAAAGCCGCAGGGCAGATCTTCAGGCTTACTTGCGGGCAATTGATAAAGGTGTTAAGTTAGTCAATTCTGGCGATGAAGAAGCAATCAAAATTGCAGCCCAAAAGTTAGGAGTCACGCCAGAGGAAGCAAAACAACAAATTGCAGGAGTTAGGATTTTCGATCTAGATGGCAATAAGTCAATTGCATTTAACTTAAATCATCCCAACAACGCAATGGAAAATTTCGAGCTGACGGCAAAAGCTGCTTATGACTTTAAAATAGTTCCTAAACCGCTTGAGCTGAAATCTTTGTACGATGATTCTATAGTCAAGTCTACCTAA
- a CDS encoding MBL fold metallo-hydrolase: MTDSKAVCQTWFSTQKISDNLYLISEPHYYWWNRANLWLIKGRDRDLLIDTGLGVASLRQYIASLIDKPLLAIASHIHFDHAGGMHEFDHRAIHAAEAEALRKGDDYEALCTPTQGWVLEEHFDLLPYPGFTVETYTLNATEPTQILQEGDVLDLGDRAFEVLHLPGHSPGCIALYEPRAQDLFSGDVIYDGELLDELHCSDIPTYIATYERLEKLPIETVYPGHYTIFGKARYQQIIAEYLAARRKPGCPSETQV, translated from the coding sequence GTGACGGACTCCAAAGCTGTTTGTCAAACCTGGTTCTCCACACAAAAAATTAGTGACAACCTCTACCTAATTAGCGAACCGCATTACTATTGGTGGAATCGGGCAAATCTTTGGTTAATTAAAGGTCGCGATCGCGATCTTTTGATCGATACTGGGCTAGGGGTTGCGAGTTTGCGGCAATACATTGCTAGTTTAATTGATAAACCATTGTTGGCGATCGCCTCTCACATTCACTTCGATCATGCAGGTGGGATGCATGAATTTGACCACCGCGCCATTCATGCAGCCGAAGCTGAAGCATTACGCAAGGGAGACGACTATGAGGCGTTGTGTACGCCAACACAAGGCTGGGTGTTAGAAGAACATTTCGACTTGCTGCCTTACCCTGGATTTACAGTCGAAACATATACTTTAAATGCCACAGAACCTACACAAATTTTACAAGAAGGAGACGTATTAGATTTAGGCGATCGCGCCTTCGAGGTGCTGCATTTGCCTGGACATTCTCCCGGCTGTATTGCTTTATATGAACCTAGAGCGCAAGATTTGTTTTCAGGAGATGTGATTTATGATGGCGAGTTGTTAGACGAACTTCATTGCAGTGATATCCCTACTTATATCGCTACCTACGAACGATTAGAAAAACTCCCAATAGAAACAGTTTATCCCGGTCACTACACGATTTTTGGGAAAGCAAGATATCAGCAAATTATCGCCGAGTATTTAGCAGCAAGGCGCAAACCAGGATGTCCTTCGGAAACTCAAGTGTAG
- a CDS encoding fatty acid desaturase family protein, translating into MTTAATPDASFYINDRNYWINGAALVYVLGGYSFAIFCIVQHSWWLNLLGTVLLTHTLIWAAYFVHEFIHGNIFRNPRWNVAFAQVMLFLTGSCYSRYRDVASNHLAHHKNRADFSAFSLPDFLQTAPKPIVRLIVALEWLYFPAVNFLLRWFNALSPFLGQQRRDERVRNGLLLLLRGSLFTALAIYSPPAIVLYFFAYICFINILRFIDCFQHTYTVFQLGQSFPQYNLEHEEANTFSNLISLRWSWLNVLLLNFGYHNAHHRVIRCPWYLLPKLDAELYPSNYRQYVTLPQLIANYHRFRIHRLFHGQGTVVDTETGLNLDNFVGAVGVSFLFSREPIDWLKLATSPSDGAFSVREV; encoded by the coding sequence ATGACTACGGCAGCTACCCCAGATGCAAGTTTCTATATCAACGATCGCAACTACTGGATTAACGGCGCGGCGCTAGTCTATGTCTTAGGAGGATATAGCTTTGCCATCTTCTGCATCGTGCAGCATTCGTGGTGGTTAAACCTCTTGGGTACGGTGTTATTAACCCATACACTAATTTGGGCAGCATACTTCGTCCATGAATTTATTCATGGCAACATTTTTCGTAATCCGCGCTGGAATGTCGCATTTGCGCAGGTAATGTTGTTTCTGACAGGTTCTTGCTACAGTCGTTATCGCGATGTTGCTAGCAACCATTTAGCCCATCATAAAAACAGGGCTGACTTCTCTGCCTTTTCCCTACCAGATTTCCTACAAACTGCACCAAAGCCGATAGTACGCCTAATTGTGGCACTGGAATGGCTCTATTTTCCTGCCGTTAACTTTTTGTTGCGTTGGTTCAATGCCCTTTCTCCATTTTTAGGACAACAGCGCCGAGATGAACGAGTGCGTAACGGCTTGCTATTATTACTACGAGGAAGTTTATTTACAGCTTTAGCAATCTATTCTCCCCCTGCCATTGTTCTTTACTTTTTCGCCTATATCTGCTTTATCAATATCCTCAGATTTATCGACTGCTTTCAACACACATACACAGTCTTTCAGCTAGGTCAATCTTTCCCGCAATACAATTTGGAACATGAGGAAGCGAATACTTTCTCTAACCTCATTTCTCTGCGTTGGTCTTGGTTGAATGTCTTGCTGCTAAACTTTGGCTATCACAACGCCCATCATCGAGTTATCCGTTGTCCTTGGTATCTTTTGCCTAAATTAGATGCCGAATTGTATCCCAGCAATTATCGCCAGTACGTGACGCTACCTCAACTCATCGCTAACTACCATCGCTTTCGGATTCATCGCTTATTCCACGGTCAAGGAACGGTTGTGGATACCGAAACGGGACTGAATTTAGATAACTTTGTCGGGGCAGTTGGAGTATCTTTTTTATTCTCGCGGGAGCCGATAGACTGGTTGAAGCTTGCTACTAGTCCCAGTGATGGCGCGTTTAGCGTTCGCGAAGTGTAG
- a CDS encoding mannitol dehydrogenase family protein has protein sequence MNSMNSNISTGSTIKLNEASLSRLPNNIRVPNYDRHQIINGIVHIGVGGFHRAHQALYLDNYLQQSRDREWGICGVGLLEFDRRMRDALHSQDCLYTLVERSTEGDSARVIGSITRYLFAPDNRACVIDVLADPHCRIVTLTITEAGYYYIEGSGEFDANHPTIQHDLQHPHEPIGVYGFLTAALDKRRQQGLQPFTVLSCDNLQGNGNIARKMLTAFAQMQNPELGKWMSDRVTFPNCMVDRITPATTAADLKMVAEQFQIDDAFPVVAEPFLQWVVEDNFCAGRPDLESVGVQMTDDVHPYEMMKIRLLNASHLLIGYLGTLAGYTYVHEVMADPAIRQAVDRLMAEVTPTLQPLPGIDLDDYKQTLIQRFANPKIQDRLPRLCLNSAAKMPKFILGSLRDALRQDGAIDYLSLTIAAWFRYLKGQDDRGNPIEIDDPMADILTQRARSSGSDPRPLLSLAEIFGDLSRSSRFVETVSKHLHNLDEFGAKGTLAR, from the coding sequence ATGAATTCCATGAACAGCAATATCAGCACAGGCTCAACAATTAAGCTGAATGAAGCTTCTTTATCTCGTTTACCAAACAACATCCGCGTTCCCAATTACGATCGCCACCAAATAATTAATGGCATTGTCCATATTGGCGTAGGTGGATTCCATCGAGCGCATCAGGCGTTGTATCTTGACAACTATTTACAGCAATCTCGCGATCGCGAATGGGGGATCTGTGGAGTGGGACTGCTGGAATTCGATCGCCGAATGCGCGATGCTCTGCATTCCCAAGATTGTTTGTATACTTTGGTGGAACGCTCAACCGAAGGGGATTCAGCGCGGGTTATTGGCTCGATTACGCGATATCTCTTTGCCCCAGATAATCGCGCCTGCGTTATTGACGTACTGGCAGATCCTCACTGTCGAATTGTGACGCTAACGATTACGGAAGCAGGCTACTACTACATCGAGGGTAGCGGCGAATTTGATGCCAACCATCCGACAATTCAGCACGATTTGCAACATCCGCATGAGCCAATCGGAGTCTACGGCTTTTTGACAGCAGCACTCGATAAGCGCCGTCAACAAGGATTACAACCATTTACGGTACTATCCTGCGACAACTTACAAGGCAACGGTAACATCGCCCGTAAAATGTTAACTGCCTTTGCTCAAATGCAAAATCCCGAGTTAGGAAAATGGATGAGCGATCGCGTCACCTTTCCTAACTGCATGGTCGATCGCATTACTCCCGCAACGACAGCAGCCGATCTCAAAATGGTGGCGGAGCAATTTCAGATTGATGATGCCTTTCCAGTGGTAGCAGAACCATTTCTTCAGTGGGTTGTTGAGGATAACTTTTGTGCGGGTAGACCCGATCTAGAATCTGTGGGCGTACAAATGACCGATGACGTTCATCCCTATGAGATGATGAAGATTCGGTTACTCAACGCCAGCCACCTGCTAATTGGCTATCTCGGCACTCTAGCAGGCTATACCTACGTACATGAGGTCATGGCAGATCCGGCAATCCGGCAAGCTGTCGATCGCTTGATGGCAGAAGTTACGCCAACGCTGCAACCCTTACCAGGAATCGATTTAGACGATTACAAACAAACGTTAATTCAACGATTTGCCAATCCAAAGATCCAAGATCGATTGCCGCGCCTATGCCTCAATAGTGCTGCTAAGATGCCAAAATTTATCCTCGGTTCGTTGCGTGACGCACTCAGGCAGGATGGGGCGATCGATTATCTGAGTCTGACAATTGCTGCTTGGTTCCGTTACCTCAAGGGACAGGACGATCGCGGCAATCCAATTGAGATTGATGACCCAATGGCAGATATTTTGACACAACGCGCCCGTTCTAGTGGCTCCGATCCTAGACCGTTGCTGAGTCTAGCTGAGATTTTTGGCGACTTGTCGCGATCGTCGCGTTTTGTGGAGACAGTTAGCAAGCATTTACACAACTTGGATGAGTTTGGAGCCAAAGGAACGCTAGCGAGATAG
- a CDS encoding ABC transporter ATP-binding protein, whose product MSTLTLRNIYKRYADTEVIKGIDLDIGDREFVVFVGPSGCGKSTLLRAIAGLEEITSGDLLIDGVRVNDVPPDKRGLAMVFQTYALYPHMTVAENMAFSLRLAGVPKAQRLERAKEVARILQLEPLLNRKPRELSGGQRQRVAIGRALVRKPKVFLFDEPLSNLDAALRVQMRIELASLHDTLQATMIYVTHDQVEAMTLADKIVVLQGGIVEQVGSPLELYHHPRNLFVAGFIGSPKMNFLSVTVTAVNNSGTTVALPGDATVTIPVQPGLSVGDRATLGIRPEHLRLDRHNATLNGEVLVVERLGGETFLYVKIAGGDTLIVQTDGDNPSRMHDLAPLQINGDLCHLFNQQGEAIPKVRRHHLTSNEFHEQQYQHRLNN is encoded by the coding sequence ATGTCAACACTCACTTTAAGAAACATTTATAAACGGTATGCCGATACTGAGGTTATCAAAGGCATCGATCTTGATATAGGCGATCGCGAATTTGTTGTCTTTGTCGGTCCCTCCGGTTGTGGCAAATCAACTTTGTTGCGGGCGATCGCGGGACTGGAAGAAATTACCTCTGGCGATTTACTCATTGATGGCGTAAGAGTGAATGACGTGCCACCAGATAAACGCGGGTTGGCAATGGTGTTTCAAACCTATGCCTTGTATCCCCACATGACGGTAGCGGAGAATATGGCGTTTAGCCTTCGTCTTGCGGGTGTTCCCAAGGCTCAGCGACTTGAAAGGGCGAAAGAAGTTGCCCGTATCCTGCAATTAGAACCGCTATTAAATCGGAAACCCAGAGAACTATCGGGAGGACAACGCCAACGGGTAGCGATCGGTCGGGCTTTGGTGCGCAAACCTAAAGTCTTTTTGTTTGACGAGCCGCTGTCAAACTTGGATGCAGCCTTGCGCGTACAGATGCGGATCGAACTTGCCAGCCTACATGATACTTTGCAAGCCACGATGATTTACGTGACGCACGATCAAGTGGAGGCGATGACACTAGCTGACAAAATTGTAGTGTTGCAGGGTGGCATTGTCGAGCAAGTCGGATCGCCGTTGGAACTGTACCACCATCCCCGCAATTTATTTGTGGCTGGGTTTATCGGTTCGCCCAAAATGAATTTTCTTTCAGTGACGGTGACGGCTGTAAATAATTCTGGGACAACAGTTGCACTACCTGGTGACGCAACAGTCACAATTCCCGTCCAACCTGGATTGTCAGTGGGCGATCGCGCCACGTTGGGAATTCGTCCCGAACATTTGCGACTCGATCGCCATAACGCTACGCTCAACGGTGAAGTGCTTGTTGTAGAACGATTGGGTGGAGAAACTTTTCTCTACGTCAAGATTGCGGGTGGCGACACCTTAATTGTCCAAACAGACGGAGATAATCCCAGCCGGATGCACGATCTCGCACCGCTCCAGATTAACGGCGATCTCTGTCATTTATTTAACCAGCAAGGTGAAGCCATTCCTAAAGTCCGTCGCCACCATCTAACTTCTAATGAATTCCATGAACAGCAATATCAGCACAGGCTCAACAATTAA
- a CDS encoding carbohydrate ABC transporter permease, with translation MARKNSRLWLWTLLGWLAAAILFFPIFWMFITSFKTEVAAVSTPPQLFFQPTLENYVAIQDRADYFNYAFNSIAVSLGSTILALLLAIPAAYAMAFFPTKRTKGTLLWMLSTKMLPPVGVLVPIYILCRNLGLLDTRIGLIIIYTLINLPIVVWMIYSFFKEVPKDILEADRMDGANTRQELLHVLLPLALPGIASTALLSIILSWNEAFWSLNLTTADAAPLTAFIASFSSPQGLFWAKLSAASTLAIAPILIFGWLSQRQLVRGLTFGAVK, from the coding sequence ATGGCACGTAAAAATTCTCGTCTCTGGCTGTGGACATTGCTAGGATGGCTAGCCGCTGCCATCTTGTTTTTCCCGATTTTCTGGATGTTTATTACCAGTTTCAAAACCGAAGTGGCAGCAGTTTCAACTCCGCCTCAATTATTTTTCCAACCAACATTAGAAAACTACGTTGCCATCCAAGATCGGGCAGATTATTTCAACTATGCGTTTAACAGCATAGCAGTTTCGCTCGGATCGACAATCCTGGCGCTGCTGCTTGCCATTCCCGCCGCATATGCAATGGCATTCTTCCCCACCAAGCGCACCAAAGGAACCTTACTGTGGATGCTGTCTACTAAAATGCTGCCACCCGTAGGCGTATTAGTCCCGATCTACATTTTGTGTCGCAACTTGGGATTGTTAGATACCCGCATCGGTTTGATTATCATTTATACCCTGATTAACTTACCGATCGTCGTCTGGATGATCTACAGCTTCTTCAAAGAAGTCCCCAAAGACATTCTCGAAGCCGATCGCATGGATGGAGCAAACACTCGCCAAGAATTACTTCACGTCTTGCTACCCCTAGCATTACCTGGAATTGCCTCCACCGCACTGCTCTCAATCATTTTGTCGTGGAACGAAGCCTTCTGGAGCTTAAACCTGACAACAGCCGACGCAGCCCCACTCACCGCATTTATTGCCTCCTTTTCCAGTCCGCAAGGGCTATTCTGGGCAAAACTCTCCGCCGCATCAACACTGGCGATCGCCCCCATCCTGATCTTTGGTTGGCTAAGTCAGCGACAACTAGTACGCGGTCTGACCTTTGGAGCAGTGAAATAA
- a CDS encoding carbohydrate ABC transporter permease has protein sequence MSSSLAVKPQQATPPPAKRSKRQTSTLPLVAPSVVVLLLWMIVPLAMTVWFSFQRYNLLNPDARRFIGIENFTFILTDPALWTAIATTLILVASVLAITIAIGTLLAVLFDQDFPGRGIARVLAISPFFVMPTVSALIWKNMLMHPVNGLFAQITRGLGLGAIDWFADFPLLAIIIIVSWEWLPFALLILLTAIQSLDREQLEAARMDGANAIALFRFVMLPHLSRAIAVVAAIETIFFLTIFAEIFVTTGGGPGLATTNLAYYIFLKALLEFDVGGASAGGLIAVILANIVAIFLMRSVARNLDT, from the coding sequence ATGTCTTCCTCATTAGCTGTAAAGCCTCAACAGGCAACGCCACCACCCGCCAAACGTTCCAAGCGACAGACATCGACCTTACCTTTAGTTGCGCCTTCGGTCGTTGTCCTGTTGCTATGGATGATTGTGCCTCTGGCGATGACCGTATGGTTCTCCTTTCAGCGGTATAACCTGCTGAATCCAGATGCCCGCAGATTCATTGGGATAGAAAACTTTACCTTCATCCTCACCGATCCGGCATTATGGACGGCGATCGCCACTACTCTAATTTTGGTTGCCTCCGTATTAGCAATTACGATCGCCATCGGTACGTTACTCGCGGTCTTATTTGACCAAGACTTTCCTGGTCGCGGGATTGCGCGGGTATTGGCAATCTCGCCATTCTTCGTCATGCCTACAGTCAGCGCCCTGATCTGGAAAAATATGTTGATGCATCCAGTCAACGGACTGTTTGCTCAAATTACCAGAGGATTAGGATTAGGGGCGATCGATTGGTTTGCAGATTTTCCCCTGCTGGCGATTATCATCATTGTTTCGTGGGAATGGCTGCCCTTTGCGCTGCTGATTTTATTAACGGCAATCCAGTCTTTAGACCGCGAACAGCTAGAAGCGGCGCGCATGGATGGAGCAAATGCGATCGCCTTATTTCGTTTCGTTATGCTACCGCATTTGAGTCGCGCTATTGCTGTAGTCGCTGCGATCGAAACGATTTTCTTCCTGACCATCTTTGCCGAAATTTTCGTGACTACTGGTGGTGGACCTGGACTGGCAACTACCAACCTTGCCTATTATATTTTCCTGAAAGCTTTGCTGGAATTTGATGTTGGCGGTGCTTCAGCGGGTGGATTAATTGCCGTCATCCTTGCCAACATCGTCGCGATCTTTTTGATGCGTAGCGTTGCTCGTAATTTGGATACCTAA